From the Synechococcus sp. HK01-R genome, one window contains:
- a CDS encoding high light inducible protein: MLEPTLIPKRRKPRYGFHLHTERLNGRVAMLGFIALLAVEFKLGHGLLTW, encoded by the coding sequence ATGCTTGAGCCCACCTTGATTCCGAAACGCCGTAAGCCCCGCTACGGCTTTCACCTCCATACGGAACGGCTCAATGGCCGTGTGGCCATGCTTGGGTTTATTGCTCTGTTGGCGGTGGAATTCAAGCTGGGCCACGGTCTACTGACTTGGTGA
- a CDS encoding DNA-directed RNA polymerase subunit beta' has protein sequence MTSTPSKSRKSSGKAAKGKQAAPAAVTPPLAKTPPPFRNRVVDKKGLKQLVAWAYKTHGTAATAAMADQLKDLGFRYATQAAVSISVDDLKVPEAKQDLLGQAEELITATEESYRLGEITEVERHTKVIDTWTETNERLVDAVKKNFNQNDPLNSVWMMANSGARGNMSQVRQLVGMRGLMANPQGEIIDLPIRTNFREGLTVTEYVISSYGARKGLVDTALRTADSGYLTRRLVDVAQDVIVREDDCGTTRSILVKAEDGRYGSRLIGRLTADQVLDAEGTVLAERDTEIDPPLSKTFEKAGVAAVSVRSPLTCEANRSVCRKCYGWALAHNELVDLGEAVGIIAAQSIGEPGTQLTMRTFHTGGVSTAETGVVRSKLEGTVEFGAKARVRPYRTPHGVNAQQAEVDFTLTIQPSGKGKPQKIEITNGSLLFVDNGQVIASDVTVAQIAAGAVKKSVEKATKDVICDLAGQVRYEKAIQPREVTDRQGNITRKAQRLGRMWVLAGDVYNLPPNAHPVVKPSAPVHEGQVLAEASQASEYGGDVRLRDSLGDSREVQIVTTAMTLKDFKLLGESTHAGEIWHLEAKDGTRYRLNTIPGSKIGSGEVVAELADDRFRTQTGGLVRFAPGLAIKKARSAKNGYEVSKGGTMLWVPQETHEINKDISLLMIEDGQWIEAGTEVVKDIFSQTAGIVTVTQKNDILREIIVRSGSFHLCSDKKALERFEGDGVMVNPGETIAKGISSDAMVFVQSVETPEGMGLLLRPVEEYTIPNEAQLPELSHVKQAKGPYLGLKASQRLAFKDGELVKSVEGVELLRTQLMLESFDTTPQMTVDVEAVPDKRAKTIERLQLVILESILVRRDTISDSSHGSTHTELQVEDGQSIKAGDVVATTQILCKQQGVVQMPEEQDGEPVRRLIVEREEDTTTLTAKGSVLVSLGQRVVDGDEIAAGQPAGCCGEVEAVNGSSITLRLGRPYMISPDSLLHVRDGDLVQRGDGLALLVFERQKTGDIVQGLPRIEELLEARRPRESAILCKKPGTVEIKQGEDDESTTVTVIEADDAISEYPILLGRNVMVSDGQQVHAGELLTDGPINPHELLECFFEDLRSRKPLMEAAQEAIAKLQHRLVNEVQNVYKSQGVSIDDKHIEVIVRQMTSKVRVEDAGDTTLLPGELIELRQVEDTNQAMAITGGAPAEFTPVLLGITKASLNTDSFISAASFQETTRVLTEAAIEGKSDWLRGLKENVIIGRLIPAGTGFSGFEEELRAEAGPHPDILSEDPAGYRRMQNLRPDYTVEMPAAPAASASAVLDDPSEEDLEATRSRHGIDAAASNFAAFARPAADDELAEEQVVDAEALEGLQEEGLLSDE, from the coding sequence ATGACCTCCACTCCTTCCAAATCCCGTAAGTCTTCCGGCAAGGCCGCTAAAGGCAAGCAGGCAGCTCCTGCTGCTGTGACTCCCCCTTTGGCCAAGACCCCACCCCCGTTCCGCAACCGGGTGGTGGATAAGAAAGGCCTCAAGCAGCTGGTGGCCTGGGCCTACAAGACCCATGGCACCGCCGCCACCGCTGCAATGGCCGACCAGCTCAAGGATCTGGGCTTCCGCTATGCCACTCAGGCGGCCGTTTCAATCTCTGTCGACGACCTCAAAGTCCCTGAGGCCAAGCAAGATCTGCTTGGACAGGCCGAGGAGTTGATCACCGCCACCGAGGAGTCTTATCGCCTCGGGGAGATCACGGAGGTTGAGCGTCACACCAAGGTGATCGACACCTGGACGGAGACCAATGAGCGTCTAGTGGATGCGGTCAAGAAGAACTTCAACCAGAACGACCCGCTCAACTCGGTCTGGATGATGGCCAACTCAGGCGCCAGGGGAAACATGTCCCAGGTGCGTCAGCTGGTGGGCATGCGCGGCCTGATGGCTAACCCGCAGGGGGAGATCATCGACCTCCCAATCCGTACCAACTTCCGCGAGGGTCTGACGGTCACCGAATACGTGATCTCCTCCTATGGAGCCCGTAAGGGTCTGGTGGATACGGCACTTCGGACTGCTGACTCGGGCTATCTCACCCGCCGTCTGGTGGATGTGGCTCAGGACGTCATCGTGCGTGAGGACGACTGCGGCACCACGCGTTCGATCCTCGTTAAAGCGGAGGATGGTCGTTATGGCAGCCGTCTGATCGGACGTCTGACTGCCGATCAGGTGCTCGACGCTGAAGGAACGGTGCTGGCGGAACGCGACACCGAGATTGATCCGCCTCTGTCCAAAACATTTGAGAAGGCCGGTGTCGCTGCGGTCAGCGTGCGTTCACCCCTCACCTGTGAAGCCAATCGCTCCGTTTGTCGTAAGTGCTACGGCTGGGCCTTGGCCCATAACGAGCTGGTGGATCTCGGAGAAGCGGTGGGAATCATCGCGGCTCAGTCGATTGGTGAACCCGGAACCCAGCTCACGATGCGCACCTTCCACACCGGTGGTGTGTCTACAGCCGAGACCGGTGTGGTTCGTTCGAAGCTCGAGGGCACGGTTGAATTCGGTGCCAAGGCTCGGGTTCGTCCGTATCGCACCCCCCATGGTGTGAACGCCCAACAGGCAGAGGTGGACTTCACCCTCACGATTCAGCCCAGCGGCAAGGGCAAGCCCCAGAAGATCGAGATCACCAACGGTTCGCTCCTGTTCGTCGACAACGGCCAGGTCATCGCCTCTGATGTGACCGTTGCTCAGATTGCCGCTGGTGCGGTCAAGAAGAGCGTTGAGAAAGCCACCAAAGACGTGATCTGTGATCTCGCCGGTCAGGTGCGTTATGAGAAAGCAATTCAGCCCAGGGAGGTCACCGACCGTCAGGGCAATATCACCCGCAAGGCCCAGAGGTTGGGCCGCATGTGGGTGCTGGCAGGGGATGTGTACAACCTGCCCCCCAATGCACACCCTGTGGTCAAGCCTTCCGCCCCGGTCCACGAGGGCCAGGTGCTCGCTGAGGCCAGCCAGGCCAGTGAGTATGGCGGCGATGTGCGTCTGCGCGACTCCCTCGGTGATTCCCGTGAGGTTCAGATCGTCACCACGGCGATGACTCTCAAGGACTTCAAGCTTCTGGGAGAGTCCACCCATGCTGGAGAGATCTGGCATCTCGAGGCCAAGGACGGCACCCGTTATCGCCTCAACACCATTCCTGGAAGCAAGATCGGTTCCGGTGAAGTGGTGGCTGAACTCGCCGATGATCGCTTCCGTACCCAGACCGGTGGTCTGGTGCGCTTTGCTCCAGGGCTGGCAATCAAAAAAGCCCGCTCCGCGAAGAACGGATATGAGGTGAGCAAGGGCGGGACCATGCTGTGGGTCCCTCAGGAAACCCATGAGATCAACAAGGACATCTCCTTGTTGATGATTGAGGACGGCCAGTGGATTGAGGCTGGCACTGAGGTGGTGAAAGACATCTTCAGCCAGACCGCCGGCATCGTCACGGTCACTCAGAAGAACGACATCCTGCGCGAAATCATTGTGCGCAGCGGTAGCTTCCACCTCTGCTCCGACAAGAAGGCCCTTGAGCGATTCGAGGGTGATGGGGTGATGGTGAATCCCGGCGAAACGATCGCTAAGGGCATCAGCAGCGATGCCATGGTGTTTGTGCAGTCGGTGGAAACCCCGGAGGGCATGGGCCTTCTGCTCCGCCCTGTCGAGGAATACACCATTCCCAATGAGGCTCAGCTTCCTGAGCTCAGCCATGTCAAGCAGGCCAAGGGGCCCTACTTGGGGCTAAAAGCCAGCCAGCGACTTGCCTTTAAGGATGGTGAGCTGGTGAAGTCTGTGGAAGGTGTGGAGCTCCTTCGCACCCAGTTGATGCTGGAAAGTTTTGACACCACTCCGCAGATGACCGTGGACGTTGAAGCTGTGCCCGACAAGCGCGCCAAGACGATCGAACGTCTTCAGCTGGTGATTCTTGAAAGCATCCTGGTGCGTCGTGACACCATCTCCGACTCCAGCCATGGTTCGACTCACACCGAGCTGCAGGTGGAGGACGGCCAGTCGATCAAGGCCGGTGACGTGGTGGCTACGACTCAGATTCTCTGCAAGCAGCAGGGTGTGGTGCAGATGCCTGAAGAGCAGGATGGCGAACCGGTTCGTCGTCTGATCGTCGAGCGAGAGGAGGACACCACAACCCTCACGGCTAAGGGATCCGTCCTGGTCAGCTTGGGGCAGAGGGTTGTCGATGGTGACGAGATTGCTGCAGGTCAGCCGGCTGGTTGCTGCGGTGAGGTGGAGGCCGTGAATGGCAGCAGCATCACCCTCCGACTCGGCCGCCCCTACATGATCTCGCCCGATTCCCTTCTGCACGTGCGTGATGGTGACCTGGTGCAGCGGGGAGACGGTCTCGCCCTCCTGGTGTTCGAGCGGCAGAAGACCGGTGACATCGTTCAGGGTCTTCCCCGGATTGAGGAATTGCTGGAAGCCCGTCGGCCACGGGAATCGGCGATTCTCTGCAAGAAGCCTGGCACCGTTGAGATCAAGCAGGGTGAGGACGATGAATCCACCACCGTCACAGTGATTGAGGCGGATGATGCGATTTCTGAATATCCGATCCTGCTGGGCCGCAACGTGATGGTCAGCGATGGTCAACAAGTGCATGCCGGTGAGCTGCTTACCGATGGGCCGATCAACCCCCATGAGTTGCTGGAATGTTTCTTCGAGGATCTGCGCAGCCGCAAGCCGCTGATGGAGGCCGCCCAAGAGGCGATTGCCAAACTGCAGCACCGCCTCGTCAATGAGGTTCAGAACGTCTACAAATCACAGGGCGTTTCGATTGACGACAAACACATCGAGGTGATCGTCCGTCAGATGACCAGCAAGGTGCGGGTCGAAGATGCCGGGGACACCACCCTGCTTCCTGGCGAGCTGATCGAGCTGCGTCAGGTGGAAGACACGAACCAAGCCATGGCGATCACCGGTGGAGCTCCAGCGGAATTCACCCCTGTGTTGCTCGGTATCACCAAGGCTTCGCTCAACACCGACAGCTTCATTTCTGCGGCCTCCTTCCAGGAGACCACGAGGGTTCTCACGGAAGCAGCCATCGAAGGCAAGAGCGACTGGCTGCGCGGTCTCAAAGAGAACGTGATCATCGGTCGCTTGATCCCAGCAGGTACCGGTTTCAGCGGCTTCGAAGAGGAGCTGCGGGCCGAGGCTGGTCCACACCCCGACATCCTGTCCGAGGACCCTGCTGGTTACCGACGCATGCAGAATCTGAGGCCTGACTACACCGTGGAGATGCCCGCTGCCCCGGCAGCCAGCGCCTCTGCCGTGCTCGATGACCCCAGTGAGGAAGATCTGGAAGCCACCCGCAGTCGTCATGGCATCGATGCCGCAGCCAGCAACTTCGCGGCATTCGCCCGTCCTGCAGCTGACGATGAGCTGGCTGAGGAGCAGGTGGTCGATGCTGAGGCCCTCGAGGGTCTGCAGGAAGAGGGGCTGCTCAGCGATGAGTGA
- the rlmN gene encoding 23S rRNA (adenine(2503)-C(2))-methyltransferase RlmN — MSSTPEPVALLGRSAADLEQWAVDQGQPAFRGRQLHDWLYAKGAPDLASITVLPKAWRIALEEQGVTVGRLKEQDRRIATDATTKLLLATNDGELIETVGIPTDQRLTVCVSSQVGCPMACRFCATGKGGLQRSLATHEIVDQVLSVREVMDRRPSHVVFMGMGEPLLNIDAVLGAIRCLNDDLGIGQRRITVSTVGVPRTLPQLAELAMSRLGRAQFTLAVSLHAPNQRLREELIPTAHAYPYDALLDDCRHYLAVTGRRVSFEYILLGELNDAPSHAAELADRVGGFQSHVNLIAYNPIDEEDFQRPSPERIAAFRQVLERRGVAVSLRASRGLDQDAACGQLRRNRTT, encoded by the coding sequence GTGAGCTCGACTCCGGAGCCGGTGGCCCTTCTGGGCCGCAGCGCCGCAGATCTTGAGCAGTGGGCTGTCGACCAGGGGCAGCCGGCTTTTAGGGGGCGGCAGCTCCATGACTGGCTTTACGCCAAGGGAGCCCCTGATCTGGCCTCGATCACGGTGCTCCCGAAGGCCTGGCGAATCGCTCTTGAGGAGCAAGGTGTCACCGTCGGTCGTCTCAAGGAGCAGGACCGACGGATTGCTACTGATGCCACCACCAAGTTGCTGCTGGCCACCAACGACGGTGAGTTGATTGAAACGGTTGGCATCCCCACAGACCAACGGCTGACGGTTTGTGTCTCCAGTCAGGTGGGCTGCCCCATGGCCTGTCGTTTCTGCGCCACCGGGAAGGGGGGCCTCCAACGCTCCCTCGCCACCCACGAAATCGTCGATCAGGTGCTCAGTGTTCGCGAGGTGATGGATCGCCGTCCCTCTCATGTGGTGTTCATGGGGATGGGAGAACCCTTGCTGAATATCGACGCCGTGCTGGGCGCGATTCGCTGTCTCAATGACGACCTCGGGATCGGTCAGCGCCGGATCACCGTGAGCACTGTGGGGGTGCCGCGCACCTTGCCGCAGCTGGCTGAACTGGCGATGAGTCGCCTGGGTCGGGCCCAGTTCACCCTTGCTGTGAGCCTGCATGCGCCTAATCAACGGCTGCGGGAGGAGCTGATCCCCACCGCCCATGCGTACCCCTACGACGCCCTGCTTGATGACTGTCGCCATTACCTGGCGGTCACAGGACGACGCGTCAGTTTCGAATACATCCTTCTCGGCGAGCTCAACGATGCCCCGAGTCATGCCGCAGAACTTGCTGACCGGGTTGGTGGCTTTCAGAGCCATGTGAACTTGATCGCCTACAACCCCATCGACGAAGAGGATTTTCAGCGACCATCCCCTGAGCGGATTGCTGCATTTCGGCAGGTCCTCGAACGCCGTGGTGTGGCGGTGAGCCTGCGGGCCAGTCGGGGGCTCGATCAGGATGCGGCCTGCGGACAGTTGCGGCGGAATCGCACCACTTGA